In one Diabrotica virgifera virgifera chromosome 7, PGI_DIABVI_V3a genomic region, the following are encoded:
- the LOC114332295 gene encoding matrix metalloproteinase-18-like, producing MMEVFFMCMLLLRFIAATDAFSEDDAMRFFHQYGYIENGSLADFNTTLLHFQERYNLYVDGTLNDETIALMQKPRCQTGENDYSLTGKWYKHNLRWYFPQADRAHHIIQIVERAFKMWEDVSNLHFSRVTLPVPTPDITITAVKGKHYFRSNCMGNRECGQQFDGRGGKLAHAYFPLINDTCVEIHIDLDEKWSYNVNDTDYDSANLFMVILHEIGHSLGLSHSNDKNAVMYPWYSHKLLTITQDDINGMEALYGRKSTYITTQQTSASTQATPRKSTSYIPTQASTSTRSHKSRVHTTRPRPIPTEIIPHQTTKTAPPFCAIEYPNILFLAYDPQFKNHHMYIIHDGFVWKNDLNGHMVPNNPDHLSTYLPKQIRNISYVFQNTAGNLIVTSNNTMYSVSFPSITISRDIPLFILPPHAEINVVFQTHTGKTYIWYDNTAFIEYDDIIDLVISRGLIKDIFPGVPTTVKSVFKYIDGHLYFLDGSTYYKYNEFTKKIIEIGRFNWNLFGIPCPDDSLITQLKYLLNKVGSFYT from the coding sequence ATGATGGAGGTGTTTTTCATGTGTATGCTACTCCTGCGTTTTATAGCAGCAACCGACGCCTTTTCCGAAGACGATGCTATGAGGTTTTTTCATCAGTATGGGTATATAGAAAATGGTTCTCTAGCAGATTTCAATACAACGCTCCTACATTTCCAAGAACGATATAATTTATATGTTGATGGTACATTAAACGATGAAACCATAGCATTAATGCAAAAACCTCGATGCCAAACTGGTGAAAACGATTACTCTCTTACTGGAAAATGGTATAAACATAATCTACGATGGTATTTTCCTCAGGCTGATCGAGCGCATCATATAATTCAAATAGTTGAACGAGCCTTTAAAATGTGGGAAGATGTTTCAAATTTGCATTTTAGCAGAGTAACTCTTCCTGTTCCGACACCAGATATCACTATAACAGCCGTTAAAGGAAAGCATTATTTTCGCTCCAACTGTATGGGTAACCGAGAGTGTGGACAGCAGTTTGATGGTCGTGGTGGAAAATTAGCACATGCATATTTTCCCCTCATTAATGATACTTGCGTAGAAATACATATAGACTTGGATGAAAAATGGAGTTATAATGTGAACGATACAGATTATGATTCTGCCAATCTCTTTATGGTTATTCTTCACGAAATTGGTCACAGTTTAGGTTTATCGCATAGTAACGATAAGAATGCTGTAATGTATCCCTGGTATTCACATAAATTACTCACTATTACTCAGGATGATATTAACGGTATGGAGGCTTTATACGGACGCAAAAGTACATATATTACTACGCAGCAAACTAGTGCATCAACCCAGGCAACACCGAGAAAAAGTACATCTTATATTCCTACACAGGCTAGTACATCAACTCGATCGCATAAATCGAGGGTGCATACTACAAGACCCCGTCCTATACCAACCGAGATTATACCTCACCAAACAACGAAAACTGCACCGCCTTTTTGTGCTATTGAATATCCTAATATTCTCTTTCTGGCATATGATCCTCAGTTTAAGAACCATCATATGTATATAATACATGATGGATTTGTATGGAAGAATGATCTAAATGGTCACATGGTACCGAATAATCCCGACCATTTGAGTACTTATTTACCTAAACAAATAAGAAATATTTCGTATGTGTTTCAGAATACGGCTGGTAACTTAATTGTTACATCAAATAATACTATGTACTCAGTATCATTTCCCAGCATAACTATTTCAAGAGATATACCTCTGTTTATATTACCACCCCATGCCGAGATAAACGTTGTATTTCAGACTCATACAGGAAAGACGTATATATGGTATGACAATACAGCATTCATTGAATATGACGACATAATAGACCTAGTCATTAGCAGAGGACTTATAAAGGACATATTCCCTGGAGTACCGACCACCGTTAAATCGGTATTTAAATATATAGATGGACATTTATACTTTCTAGATGGCAGCACGTATTACAAATATAATGAATTTACAAAGAAGATCATCGAAATTGGCAGATTTAATTGGAACTTATTCGGAATTCCTTGTCCAGATGACAGCCTGATTACACAGTTGAAATATTTACTGAATAAAGTTGGCTCTTTTTATACATAA